Below is a window of Macadamia integrifolia cultivar HAES 741 chromosome 8, SCU_Mint_v3, whole genome shotgun sequence DNA.
ttttctttttcccattagtTAATAATTAAGGGGCAATTAAGCCACCTGATGTTAATAGGAGAAAGTTGCCCACCTGATTTCTCAGTATATAGTAACAACATTTTTGTGTATCTAGTTTCATTATTAAATTTTTGACGGCAATTTCGTAGGTTATCTTGGTAAACGGGTAGCTTTCTGGGATTTTATTGATCAGTTTTTGTTAAAGCAACTTTTGATTTGAAGTGTGATACATATTGCAGGTTAATTCCCACACTCATCAACTAAAACTATGTGATTTTGGAAGTGCAAAAATGTTGGTATGTGGTCATTTCTAGTATTTGAATAAACCTTGATTCTATTCTATTGTTTAGCCATGACTAGTTATTGTTGAATTTCAGGTGCCTGGTGAACCAAATATATCATATATTTGTTCACGGTATTATAGAGCACCTGAACTGGTCTTTGGCGCTACGGAATACACAACTGCAATTGACATGTGGTCTGTTGGTTGTGTACTAGCTGAGCTTCTCCTTGGACGGGTAGGTGTGCTTTTGTTAGTTAAACCTAAATGATGGTTTTTACTGAACTTGATTTATTAACATTTTGGAAAAGATTAAGGCCCATTGGCAATCTGGAGACGAACTCTGTCTCATGCTATATGCCCGGCCTGAGGCAGACCCAATTTTAACATGGGATAGGCATGCCTGATCTCAACCCATTTTTGATCGAGTTTTGGTTGACCCGCttaaaagttatgaaataatttaaataacaaaatatgatAAATTTTGACTATTGTACTATTGAGGTGCCAAATGATCAAAACAGCTGGTTATTAAGGAAATTCCTTGTTGGCTCTGTGAAATACTCTTTTGGCCAAGGGCTTCCAAATACATTGTAAGCTATACCCGTGCTGATGGATACCTAACCCGCAATTTACAAGTATTCTGATAGTAGGTGAGATTGGATGGGATTGGGTGGACAACTGGAGGACTAAGCAGGTTTTTGGGTGGGTTTCGATGGGACAACGGGATTCATTAAAAACCTGTTAAACATTTTGTATCTCTTGTACTGTATATGTtacataattttctttttagtttctGGTGTGAATTTTTCTCAGAAATGCTTCTGGTTTTTATTGGGTCATGCATGTTTTCAGCCTCTATTTCCTGGAGAAAGTGGTGTTGATCAGCTGGTGGAAATCATTAAGGTTTACCCTCTGTTTTCTCATCTATTTCTTCCTCCcacctcttcccttcttccacTCGTGCTTTGAATGTCTGTCCATGAGTTAGTTATACTGTTATAATGCCATCTTAGGTTCTGGGGACACCAACCAGAGAAGAGATCAAGTGCATGAATCCAAACTACAGAGAGTTCAAGTTTCCCCAGATCAAAGCACACCCGTGGCATAAGGTCTGTGAACAGTTCAGTCATGGCagcatttaatttattttaatgtgTCTTTTCTTGCTTTACACTGATTTCATGTTTAGCTACAAGCTTTGCTAACCCTTAGTCTTGCAGGTCTTTCACAAGCGGATGCCTCCTGAGGCAGTTGATCTTGTATCAAGGCTGCTCCAGTATTCACCAAAATTGCGTTGCACTGCTGTAATAAATTTCATCTCTTCGCTGTTGAATTTTGTTTATGCTTGTTACTTGTTTTTGAGAACTGACTGCACACAAtcgaacccaaaaaaaagaaagaaaaaagactaCATGCATTTGGAATGTACTCTATTTCCACGTCTTCTTATAATATTGTCTAAGTTTATGGAAATGTGTTCTGTAGTTAGGTTCTGCTTAGATTGGGGGTATTGAGGTTAGAATTCAGTAGTAAGACAGCTGAACTAGTTTAAAACATTGTTGGGAATAATAGAGAGGTCGGAAATACTTTTTCCTCCTTAGTTCTCAATCTATTTTACATTTATTGCTATCATGTAAATGCAAATGGCATGCTGAGGTGAAGAGTGAGGTACGAACTGTGCCTGCCTTGCGGCATGGATGACATTGCAGCCGTAAGTGTCATACCAAGGAAATGTTGCAATCATAATTACAAATGAGCTCAACAAATATGTACACCAGCTCTTCGGGATTGGCTATAAGAAATCCTGCTTGTAACTGCCATCTGAAGCTGTCCTTTGATAAATTGTTTGGTGTCAGGTCTTTCTCATGACTTACTCTGATCCATGTCATTCCAGTCTTTTCTTGTCCATCATGATTTGAGCCCTAAAATGTAATGTGACACTACTTAGTAGTATTCATTAATATGCATCGCATATTTTGAAGTCAAATGCATTCACATGCTGAATGTCGATTTTTGAATTCATTTGTGTAAAACATGTCTGGTCTCATAGTCTTGCAATGATCTCTTTTATTTGATTGGTGTCTCTCAGCTGCAAACAATACGCACCCATACTGCTCTAATCCTGTGCTTAAACATTTGTTAATGGAACTCTTAATGCatttaggtgttgggttgcaGGAAGTAGGTTTTGAATTTCGTCATGACAgtcaataaattaataaaagcATAGAAAAGAACTGAAAGATAAGGATAAATCGGGTTACTTACTAGTTCAGTCTACAGGCACTACAAGTTGCACGTGTATTGAACTGAGCAGTTTGCCTGACCCATTTTTGAGTCTTATTTTGAGGGATTAACATTCTTGTTTTGTGTGCAGAAGAAAATCTAGCTAGTTTTTTACGTTCTAAGGTTACATTTTCTAGTATGTTATTGGTTATTACAATGCCGTTCTAAGGTTACATTTTCTAGTATGTGATAGTTCTAAATCTTTTGAGTGGATCAAAACTCTTGTTTGATGCTATTCATTGGTAGTGGTTCTAATGACAACTGTTGAAACTTGGGCTCTCTGCAGTTGGAGGCATGTGCACATCCATTCTTCGACGAGTTGAGAGATCCAAATGCACGCTTGCCAAATGGACGCCCGCTTCCACCATTATTCAACTTCACACCACAAGGTGAAGATGCACCTTTGCCTTTTCCTAAACTTTTCTCTTCATAACTCTGTCCACCTTAATTAATTCACTGTTTGTTTCTCACATGGAAAACCTTGTAGAACTAGCTGGTGCATCTCCTGAACTGCTTCAGCGTGTCATTCCTGAGAATgtgaagaaataaaattctgaATTGCCGGTATGATTCTGGTAGTAGTTAGTATGTATGGGCTTAGAGGTCAAATGGCCTGTATTGGCCTTGTTGCTTGCTGTGCTACCCCGGATCCAAAACCCGCAGCCTTTGTCCTGGAGATAGGACATGAAAGAAGCAGACAATGAAGACAGTTTGTAGACGGGAGAGATCCTTTTCAACTGGAGGTTCTAAATGAATTGATGGAGTTATGAGGTGCACGGAATGCAAATTGCGATCAAGGTTCATACCACAATTTATATATACCATGTATTATTGTTACATAACTAATGTGGAGACACAAGTACACACTAGGACACACCTGCCAAATCTTAGCGGGCACTATTGTTGCTGTTTAGCTTTACACGCAACTGTACTTCTCTAGTAGTATATAGTTTTATCAGAGTTTGTAGAGGTGGAGCAGCAAGATTCTGAGAACCTTCTGATGGTGGGGGACTTTGGGTGTGGTGATTCATCTGCAGGTTTATCTGCATATGGGAAGTTCAGGTTTTCAATTTCCCTGGGATTGCATGGGAAATGCAATCCccttccctcttttgtatttAACCAGTGTGTTTCTTTGTTTgttcattgtcattgtcattcTCTATTCCATTGTTTTTTAGCTTACAGTTAAATACTCTCCTGCAGCTAAAGAAAGTAACTTTGGGTTGTTAGTACAGTTTAATACTCATGATCACTACCTGTTGATAATTCTTggcttgattttaatttttgtgaGAGCATGAGCAATTTCATTGACTTGTTAAGAAACTTGACAATCATTAATTAGCCCAGAGTTTACAGAAGAGAATCAACCCTCAACATATACACCTTAAGGATCACAACAGCTTGAACATGCACTGCAGTTCATCAGCCGTCATCAGCCCAAAGTTTACAGAAGAGATGAATAGGGATTTGTGCCTTCCAATCTCAGACGAAGAATTTAAGGCAGACATTAAAGGCACTATTTTTCCATGTTAGAACATAAAGAGGACCAAGTCTGTGCTTTCTCTATTTGGCTACAAAACAATCTCTTTCTAtctttaacccaaaaaaaaaaaggcgaaaGAACATCTGGCGCAGGGAACCTTAATTGCGGAGGCCAATGATAGTACAGATGAGAGCATCTTCATCACATATAAGGGGTGGCATGGTCATTTTGAACCTTTTATTTCTAATTGTTTTTTGTGTCAGACTAACAGGGTTGTTCCCCTCACCCACAAGAAACCTCTCTTTCTATCAAAAATAATTAAGAGGATCCGAAGACTTTTGTGGGTAGTTGAACTTCCAGTCCCAATAATACACTTCAAATCCATCTAGTacatattttttgggtaaacaatcCATCTAACGCACAAGTGGCTGAGCCTGTGGCATCACGGTTAAATTACCACATTGCAAAGTGGAAAGTCTTGAATTACTTCGAGTTCCCACGTACTACTTATCTATTACCAATTCATTTAATAAACTTCACTTAAACTGCTACCATGCACGTttagaatattaaaaaaaaaaacaaaacaaaacaaaacgaaaaaaaacaaaacaaaacgtTTAGAATCCTTGAGGCAAAATATAATAAGGGACAAGCGTGGCTCGGTGGCTGGTTCTGGTTCTAAAGTATTTGTTTGGTGAACGTAATTTACGTAAATCACGTTAACCACTCACTTCCTTTTGTGTatacacttcttcttcttcttcttcttattattttatatttaaatttaaataaattgaTCGATGACATAATATGATCCCCATGGGTCATTGTCGGTGAGACCACCGGCACTAGTGATATCAGATTTCCTTGTTACCTTAAGTTTGatttcccctctccctcttaAAATTTCTAATGTAAAATGACGTAGACTGATTAACTGAAATCTAACAAGTTTTCTTTACTAGTAGAAAAATGTAACAcgttttcttattttatattataataagAAAAAGGACCAAAGGTATGAGCGCATAAAATTATTGTTTTAcccttatgaaataaaaaaattccatccatatTGATGTTCTCGTATTGGTGCAGAGACCATGTGATCAGGTAAATTTTCTCATTtaatacttttttctttttaattctcCAATAATTGAATTTTCggctttcattttctttgtctTTCTGAAAACACTCATATGAATAGTCAATGATATTTTCACTACTTCCTAAATATATATTGAAATGACCTAACAATATATTACATAATTTTTAATGGTCAATGATATTCTATTCTAACATCTACATGACCACCTACAATTTCATAAGGTATGGTTTTTGATGTTTGTGATGCAAATTGATTAATTTTGTAGCACCTTTATAAATTGGCATAACTATATGCTAGGATAATTTGATGCTTTAATTAGTCCAttaattctttgatttttttagagAATATGCATCATAAGATTGAGGTTGTCGTTGTGGTGGATACTAGTATCAAATAtaggaattaaaaaataaatattttcattaataatttataatgcGTAGTTAAGTAATCTCAATGTGTATTAAAGGTAAATTTAAAAgtgaagtaaaaataaaaattaatgaaaatggGACAATAGAAATATCTGAGTGAAAGTTTACTTTATGGGAGGAATTGGAAAAGAACTAGAGTTTTTGGGTAAAAATAGGTTAAGTTCAAGGGATTGATTAAAAATTTATCTAGCATAATTCTTCCATTTTGATAGTAATCTTTAGGTATTACATCCAATTTTTTGTTAATGTAGGCTGTATTTTGTGATTAGATACCAACACCAATATTTTAGCTATCCCACGTGAAGTCTATGTCATTGTCTTCTATTATAGTATGAGATGATAAAAATGCCAGATTGAGCGAGATTTGGACTTGTCGCCAATTTTCTGTAAGATAGTGGTAGGCACCAATCACATGGTTAGACACAAGAGAGTAAGAATGCCTTTTtcaaagggggaggagaagggTGACATATGTTCAATGCGTAACCTAGTGGCAATGCCGAACCTTTTCCTTAAACGTTATTGGATAAATCActagtaaaaaattaaaattgctTATATGCATGCCAAGTTGTTTTGGGTTGTAATCTTATATTATGGGTTGTAAATTTCATCGTGTTTGTCAATTAAAAGTTAGCATAAATTGGCGATAAAAGTTATGTTGCATGGTAATTTAAGGCTATGTATGACAATATTTTTGTTGATCTAATTTGAAAATCATCAAAGCTCATAGCGTATTTGAAATCTTATATATAAGATTtcaaacttatatatatatatatatatatattgaaatcttatatatatatatatatatatatatataattacctAACATAAGTTATCTATCATAAACTTCAAatcattaattttattttactctACATccaaattcttttgattttgatatatAAAATACCAGTTACATCtgaaaaagtataatttttaaatatgacaaaatatttaaatttattgTACAAACATGTTAGGTAATcattacaaaaatttcatttattttttttcctttttttaaaaaaatcagtcaagtccatttccactttccttttttcccttttatagaATTATAAATACATCACCAAGGAAaggaggggagaagaagaactaaatGCCAAATAAATCCTTAAATAATACAGGGCCAGCAAATTGAATTGAGACCTTGTTATGATATGATTATGTGGGTTTCTAAATATGCAATCATACATGGTCCCCTCACATTAATCTTAGCCCTAATCAATCAAAATAATTAAGGCATGAGGGGTAAGGATACAGATCAATACTTAATGTGGCTCCAACCATTTAAACCAACATCCCTATTATCCTTATAAAGAAGAATGAATCTAGCTAATCAACAATAACTGCCTAACTCGATTGATAAAATTGTGATGCACTAAGCCCACACTCAAAACGTATAATAGATTAAAATGATATCGGAGCCAAACCATATAGATTTAACAAAAACCCACAATAGAATAGAAGATGACCAAAGTGATTCCTCCTCATAATCATACATTGGACAGCCAACTGATTGTGAAATGACTTTTTCAAATTAAGCACATTTACCAAAGTGtggaaaataataaatttctGTGATATTATAGTATTATATTAGCGCACTAATTCTACATTTGGTACTTTTTAcctagaaaggaaaaaaaaataattccttTTATATTAAGGCATGAAGTGAGAAAATACAATGTGAATCAAGCTGCCTATAATTTAATCAAGTCAGattgggagaagtggtgagacCCATTAATTAAATTTATCCTAATCCATTTTCAAACAGAGCAGTGGCTAATGGTTCAAAtgaaccttttctttttgtgaaaACAAGAGAAAGGAAGGGAGGGGGACATGTTTGATTAGTTGTGATTGAATTTGTTGTTTGTATATTTAGCGTGCATTAGTGtctctattttcttgtgtttattTATCTCCTCCTACAATAGAGGTACATGTATCATTCCATAAGAGTGGGGAATTAAGATAAAAATAGAGAAGTGCTAGTATACGTTATGCAGTTTGACAGCATTTGGTTTGtgtattttctaatttctatgtCTACGTATGTTGAGGAAAgcttctacaaaaataaagttggTTGAGTAAAGCAATGGGAGGGGGACTTGGTATCAAACTCTCCTTATTTATACTATTCATCACCGACGGAAAAAATTTCTCATGAAGTTTCCCCAAATTTAATGGGCCATCAGGGTTGGATCTTTGTAAATCTAATATTTAAGGTGATAAGTTTGTCTGTATGACTCCATGGTTGTTTATAATATTTAATCCTGTTTTAGTTGgttaatatataataatattctTTTCTAAAGGATAATAAAATCCTGTTATTTCACATGTATATTTAAAAACATCTACACAAAAAACTTATAtctattattaatttttaaaatgagATGGTTCTATTCCATGTGGCTTGTGTCAGATCGAGGCCAATCACAACACATGAGTAAGCATCAATAAACACGAGATTTTTGTACTAATAAAGGTGAGAGTGGTCATTTtaccccacttttttttttttttggtaaaaaaaaaggatgctcAATGGTAGTGATTATAGTCCCCAAGACAAGCTCCCGTATGGCAAGTAGTGCAATGGGCAACTTGAACAATGATGGATTGAGGATATTTTCATGCTACCAAACCCCATTGGTCATTTCATCCCACTTTGTGCCTTACAATCAAAGCAAAACGAAAATGTAGATCATGTGGAATGGGTGATGATCCTCTGCCGTGGATGCGGCCGTGCGATATGCATCGAACGACCAAGATAACATCAACACTCTCTCTGATGCCATGCCGACCATTGGATCCTCGCCGCTCCCCCGCACCAGcggcagaggatttttttcagTGTGGAATGCTTGGAAGAACGCGTAGCCCACAGAGgccaaacaaggaaaaaaactgaaatatttcgtTATCCTCCAACCCTTTATACCGGAAAAGATGGAGAAAATTTATCCCAAACACGCAAAACATATATTGCCGGAGAGGGGCAACGTAGCGGGGGCATTCACGGAATCCTACACACTACTAAAATTTGAGAAAGGAAGGgcaattttataatttcataaCGAGCAAAGCTAAAGGAGCCGATCGTGGTCCCCACCTTAGTTTTACTACAAGACAAAACAACACacgaaggagagaggagagagattggaAACCGTGGAAGCGAAAAAGTATTGAAAGAAAGGTTTCAAATCTGACTTAATTGAAGGTCTCCAAGTCCAAGGGGGAAATACTGATTAAAGGAGAGCGAGAACCAGAACCAGAGGGAACGTGGAAGGATCTTAAGTGTGGGAATCGAGAACTCCTCAACTGTCACCCTCCCAATTCCCCATCAATGTCGTTTTAGGTTTCGacaggagagaagaagaagatagaaagatAGAGAGCTTGAAATGTTTTTATCTGTTTCTGATTCGCGTAAAGAGGAAATGGTTGCATATTTTTAGGTATTTTCTTCCcctatttttgggtttctctttcgGATTCCTTGTGAATTGTGACCGTGAAAGAGCTCGCGCGTCCTCTGCTTTTTGGCCTGTGCTCTCTGCCTCTCTGTCGTTGTGTTGGTGAAGTCTGTTTTGTGCTCTTGAAAGGACTGCTTAACTAGAGGAGTAGAAGAAGAAGTCATTACTTTGAGGGAGAAAAGAATGGGGAATTCGTTTGGATGCTCGGCGTCAGGGGAGAGATTGGTGTCGGCAGCGAGGGATGGGGACTTGGTGGAAGCAAAGATGTTGCTGGAGTTCAACCCTGGCCTCGCCAAGTACTCTACCTTTGGTGGCCTTAACTCTCCTCTCCACTTCGCTGCTGCTAAAGGCCATAACGAGGTAACTCTACTCCCTTTACCGTTGGATTTCTTGCTTTGCTGTCCATGACTCCATATATATAATATCTGCATGTATGTCTCACTCATCCGTTCATTTTCTATACTTTTTATCAAGATTGTCGCCTTGTTGCTTGAGAATGGTgccgacgtcaactccaggaaTTACTGTGGCCAGGTATCTCTTGTTATTTTCCTTGGTCTACTCCTCTGGTTATGTATTGTTTTATTTAATTTGTGTATCTTCCGAGCATACGGTCACTGCTGCGATTTCGGATCGGTTTATTTCTCTTTTCGTTGATTTGGCAAACCCTATGTGATGCTTTTCTTAATCGCattatagttcaaattagattcTGGGTGATATCAAATTGTAGTTCAATTGCACAGCCAATCGATTAATCCTTGTAGGACCTAATCACCGAgtggtttttgttcttttttgtgTTGGGTATCAAAGACTGCTTTGATGCAGGCTTGCCGGTATGGGCATTGGGAAGTCGTTCAGACACTTCTGCTCTTCAGAAGCAATGTGAgtcatcttcttttgttttactcCTTCCTTTCTTAGTCCCTTTGCCAATCTACTTATAATAATTCCCATTTTTCCCCCCACAAAATCATTTAGCTTAATTTTTTGGATAACTATTTATAATTCAGGTTACTAGAGCGGACTACCTCAGCGGTCGGACAGCACTGCACTTTGCGGCTGTAAATGGGCATGTTAGGTGTATAAGACTCCTTGTGGCGGATTTCATCCCCAGCGTTCCGTATGAAGTTGGCAGTGCTCAAACCAGTGGTGATAAGGGGGATGGTTCAAAATTGAGGACCAAATACGACCAACCGTATGTGGTTTGTTTCCAATCTGTTTCTCATCATTCTTTCATAGTCTGACTCATAAACATATGTTTCTGATGCAAAAGTCTTAAAGTCTTCACTGAGGCTGGATGACCTTTCTAAATTTCCTTTTGTCTGTCTCGTAATCTGTTACAATGAGCTTGTTATTGCATCCTTTGTAAAGATACTGATTGCTGTAAAATATTACCCTATTTTATTCTGGCTCATAAATGATTGAAACTAATTCTGTTCTTTCTTGTATCTTTCATTGTCTCCTACAATATCATTTTAAACCAGTTATATACGTTGAATGCAGTGCACTTTCCAAGTTTGTGAACAAGGCTGCAGACGGTGGTATAACTGCTCTTCATATGGCTGCGCTGAATGGGTATTCTGATTGTGTACAGCTTCTACTTGACATTAATGCAAATGTCTCAGCTGTCACATTTCACTACGGAACATCAATGGATTTGATAGGTACTCTTTTGTTTCTGATTGAATTTCACCTTCGTTGgttaatttcttttctattatcTCATTGCACTGAATTCTCTGTAGGGGCAGGAAGCACTCCTTTGCATTATGCTGCTTGTGGAGGAAACCTAAAATGCTGTCAGGTGAGAATTACTTTTCACACTAGTGATATTCTGGACCCAATCTCTGTCCTGAGCttgaaaaacaattttttatccCATGTTTCCTTTCTGTCAGATCCTTATTTCAAGAGGGGCTAGCCGGTTGACATTGAACTGCAATGGGTAAGATGTCTTGgaccaaatgtactttaatgGCTGATCCTAAGCTGCATATCTGAAATGTTCTCTTCTTGTAAATATACAGTCCTTAACAAGACTTGGTGCTTTCTATCAGGTGGCTGCCACTGGATGTTGCGAGGATATGGAGTCGTCATTTGCTCGAACCACTTTTGGCACCCAATTCTCAGTTGATAGTACCAACATTTCCTCCATCCAATTATCTTTCTCTGCCTCTCATGAGTGTTCTTAATATAGCAAGGTATTCTCATTCTATTACtatctttcttgattttcaaattGTTTTAGAAGATTTGGTatgtatataaaaaagaaacgaGGGAGTTCATTACCATCTATTCATACTACCTTTGACACGGATGAAATGATTTAATTCCTATAAAAACACAAAGTCT
It encodes the following:
- the LOC122087729 gene encoding E3 ubiquitin-protein ligase XBAT33-like isoform X1 produces the protein MGNSFGCSASGERLVSAARDGDLVEAKMLLEFNPGLAKYSTFGGLNSPLHFAAAKGHNEIVALLLENGADVNSRNYCGQTALMQACRYGHWEVVQTLLLFRSNVTRADYLSGRTALHFAAVNGHVRCIRLLVADFIPSVPYEVGSAQTSGDKGDGSKLRTKYDQPALSKFVNKAADGGITALHMAALNGYSDCVQLLLDINANVSAVTFHYGTSMDLIGAGSTPLHYAACGGNLKCCQILISRGASRLTLNCNGWLPLDVARIWSRHLLEPLLAPNSQLIVPTFPPSNYLSLPLMSVLNIARECGLQSSITTSDDNDTCAVCLERACTVAAEGCGHELCVRCALYLCSTSNIPSEMVGPPGSIPCPLCRHSIVSFVKLPDSPAKELKVHLSLGLCTPCMLHRCDPDMPTSAWRPEIRKNRVASISSDLLCPVSCSPFPSVAIPLCACNDCPCPSLEPQEGETREESSADTQGISVEEDKMEATRLVKASCSSIFWNRRSCHREHQCNSEINA
- the LOC122087729 gene encoding E3 ubiquitin-protein ligase XBAT33-like isoform X2; the encoded protein is MGNSFGCSASGERLVSAARDGDLVEAKMLLEFNPGLAKYSTFGGLNSPLHFAAAKGHNEIVALLLENGADVNSRNYCGQTALMQACRYGHWEVVQTLLLFRSNVTRADYLSGRTALHFAAVNGHVRCIRLLVADFIPSVPYEVGSAQTSGDKGDGSKLRTKYDQPALSKFVNKAADGGITALHMAALNGYSDCVQLLLDINANVSAVTFHYGTSMDLIGSTPLHYAACGGNLKCCQILISRGASRLTLNCNGWLPLDVARIWSRHLLEPLLAPNSQLIVPTFPPSNYLSLPLMSVLNIARECGLQSSITTSDDNDTCAVCLERACTVAAEGCGHELCVRCALYLCSTSNIPSEMVGPPGSIPCPLCRHSIVSFVKLPDSPAKELKVHLSLGLCTPCMLHRCDPDMPTSAWRPEIRKNRVASISSDLLCPVSCSPFPSVAIPLCACNDCPCPSLEPQEGETREESSADTQGISVEEDKMEATRLVKASCSSIFWNRRSCHREHQCNSEINA
- the LOC122087729 gene encoding E3 ubiquitin-protein ligase XBAT33-like isoform X3, which encodes MGNSFGCSASGERLVSAARDGDLVEAKMLLEFNPGLAKYSTFGGLNSPLHFAAAKGHNEIVALLLENGADVNSRNYCGQACRYGHWEVVQTLLLFRSNVTRADYLSGRTALHFAAVNGHVRCIRLLVADFIPSVPYEVGSAQTSGDKGDGSKLRTKYDQPALSKFVNKAADGGITALHMAALNGYSDCVQLLLDINANVSAVTFHYGTSMDLIGAGSTPLHYAACGGNLKCCQILISRGASRLTLNCNGWLPLDVARIWSRHLLEPLLAPNSQLIVPTFPPSNYLSLPLMSVLNIARECGLQSSITTSDDNDTCAVCLERACTVAAEGCGHELCVRCALYLCSTSNIPSEMVGPPGSIPCPLCRHSIVSFVKLPDSPAKELKVHLSLGLCTPCMLHRCDPDMPTSAWRPEIRKNRVASISSDLLCPVSCSPFPSVAIPLCACNDCPCPSLEPQEGETREESSADTQGISVEEDKMEATRLVKASCSSIFWNRRSCHREHQCNSEINA